A genomic window from Leptolyngbya sp. BL0902 includes:
- a CDS encoding sulfatase encodes MASRPDILFLVLDTQRVDRLSCYGYDKPTSPHLDALAAEATRFTQAIAAAQWTVPSHASMFTGLYPSEHTMVQSYSVLPSDLPTLAERLEASGYYTAGFCNNPLVGVINNGLRRGFTSFLNYSGLLTSKPNQAGSHPGLVSRYRQWFKRQVAGVLNRVQDAFARSDALLALSFTPLMVPLWQTALSFKGNGPKSLDDTANLLIHRHGTQADQPVFAFVNLMGTHMPYHPPRRYIEQFAPHVLADRKAQTFLQRFNGDVYGWLAPLTGALDDHQKQTLDGMYDAEVAYQDALLGQFFQRLKDSGRLDNTLVILCADHGEHLGEKQFMGHSLSIYNELVRVPLIIRDPQNRLVQGTTMDGVVSTRRLFHTVLAAAGIANDKELALDLIHSQDESRSHDYVFAEAIPPQNVVNLMQKRQPELVREMSCDRVRRAVWMGQHKLIETEGSDAELYDVLEDPTEALDLSAILPENVEALQDCLQAFADRSDRSLAQATPTRATDYDDPEVRRRLEELGYLED; translated from the coding sequence ATGGCTTCTCGTCCCGATATTCTCTTCCTCGTGCTCGATACCCAGCGGGTGGATCGCCTCTCCTGCTACGGCTACGACAAGCCCACCTCGCCCCATTTAGACGCCCTCGCCGCCGAGGCCACCCGCTTTACCCAGGCCATTGCCGCCGCCCAGTGGACGGTGCCCTCCCATGCCTCCATGTTCACGGGGCTGTACCCTTCCGAGCACACCATGGTGCAGTCCTATTCGGTGTTGCCGTCCGACCTGCCCACCCTGGCGGAACGCCTAGAGGCCAGCGGCTACTACACAGCGGGCTTTTGCAACAATCCCCTGGTGGGCGTGATTAACAACGGTCTGCGGCGGGGCTTCACCAGTTTTTTGAATTACAGCGGCCTGTTGACCTCCAAGCCCAACCAGGCGGGCAGTCATCCCGGCTTGGTGAGCCGCTATCGGCAGTGGTTTAAGCGCCAAGTAGCGGGGGTGCTCAACCGAGTACAGGATGCCTTTGCCCGTTCCGATGCGCTGCTGGCCCTGAGCTTTACGCCGCTGATGGTGCCCCTGTGGCAAACCGCCCTCAGCTTTAAGGGCAACGGCCCCAAATCCCTTGACGACACCGCCAACCTGCTGATCCACCGCCACGGCACCCAGGCCGATCAGCCCGTCTTCGCCTTTGTGAACCTGATGGGCACCCACATGCCCTACCACCCGCCCCGCCGCTACATCGAACAATTTGCCCCCCACGTTTTGGCCGACCGCAAGGCCCAAACCTTTTTGCAGCGCTTCAACGGCGATGTCTACGGCTGGCTAGCTCCCCTCACCGGAGCCTTGGATGACCACCAAAAGCAAACCCTCGACGGCATGTACGATGCCGAAGTGGCTTATCAAGATGCACTCTTGGGCCAATTTTTCCAGCGTCTCAAGGATTCTGGTCGTTTGGATAACACCCTCGTCATCCTCTGCGCCGACCATGGGGAACACCTGGGCGAAAAGCAGTTCATGGGTCACAGCCTGTCGATTTATAACGAACTGGTGCGGGTGCCCCTGATCATCCGCGATCCCCAAAACCGCCTGGTTCAGGGCACTACGATGGATGGCGTCGTCTCCACCCGCCGCCTGTTCCACACCGTCCTCGCTGCCGCAGGCATCGCCAACGACAAAGAACTCGCCCTCGACCTAATCCACAGCCAGGATGAATCCCGCAGCCACGACTATGTGTTTGCCGAAGCCATTCCGCCCCAAAACGTGGTGAACCTCATGCAAAAACGCCAGCCGGAACTGGTGCGAGAAATGAGCTGTGATCGCGTCCGCCGTGCCGTGTGGATGGGCCAACACAAGCTGATCGAAACCGAAGGCTCCGACGCCGAACTCTACGATGTGCTGGAAGACCCCACCGAAGCCCTCGACCTCAGCGCCATCCTGCCCGAAAACGTGGAAGCCCTGCAAGATTGCCTCCAAGCCTTTGCGGATAGGTCTGACCGTTCCCTCGCCCAAGCCACCCCCACCCGCGCCACCGACTACGACGACCCCGAAGTGCGCCGCCGCCTAGAAGAATTAGGGTATTTAGAGGATTAA
- a CDS encoding class I SAM-dependent methyltransferase, with translation MTSPWIAYNDLAWTEDWLADPADYEDEVATFVGLIQRYAATPPQTLLHLGSGAGGMDHVLKRHFTLTGVDLSAGMLAKARATHPDIEYLEGDMRTLRLGRRFDAVAIPDSIDYMASLEDLRRAIATAVAHLKPGGVLLVVGKPQEQFQNNNFAYTGESQGIHITVLENNYINPHRPNTYEATLIYLIRQGGELTMHQDRHILGLFPQATWEQVFREAGLTLHQHTLDGIYDPYLLADGCYPQTIFVGVN, from the coding sequence ATGACCTCCCCCTGGATTGCCTACAACGACCTCGCCTGGACAGAAGACTGGCTTGCCGATCCTGCCGACTACGAAGACGAAGTCGCAACCTTCGTAGGGCTAATTCAGCGGTATGCCGCCACGCCACCCCAAACCCTGCTGCATCTGGGAAGCGGGGCCGGGGGGATGGATCACGTCCTCAAGCGGCACTTTACCCTCACCGGGGTGGATCTGAGCGCAGGCATGTTGGCCAAAGCCAGAGCCACCCACCCCGATATCGAGTACCTCGAAGGCGATATGCGGACGCTGCGACTGGGGCGGCGGTTTGATGCTGTGGCTATCCCCGACAGCATCGACTACATGGCCAGCTTGGAGGATCTCCGCCGCGCCATCGCCACCGCCGTTGCCCACCTGAAGCCGGGGGGCGTTCTCCTGGTGGTGGGCAAACCCCAGGAGCAATTCCAAAACAACAACTTTGCCTACACGGGGGAGAGTCAGGGCATCCACATCACCGTTTTAGAAAATAACTACATCAATCCCCACCGCCCCAACACCTACGAGGCCACGCTCATCTACCTGATTCGCCAGGGCGGGGAACTGACGATGCATCAGGATCGCCACATCCTGGGTCTGTTCCCCCAAGCCACCTGGGAACAGGTCTTTCGGGAGGCTGGCCTGACACTACACCAACACACCCTCGACGGCATTTACGACCCCTACCTACTGGCTGATGGCTGCTATCCGCAAACCATTTTTGTCGGCGTAAACTAG
- a CDS encoding AAA family ATPase, translating into MRDRIETLVQNLSKAIVGKDEAIRLVLVALFSDGHALLEDVPGVGKTLLAKSLARCIDGNFQRIQCTPDLLPTDVTGTSIWNPSSGEFQFMPGPVFANILLADEINRATPRTQSALLEVMEEHQVTTDGLSRPVPDPFFVVATQNPVEYQGTFPLPEAQMDRFALSFSLGYPTESEELSMLNRLGGSATNRDIQPCITLEEVVALRQQCAQVTLEASLQQYILDLVRATRAHRDITLGVSPRGSVAFYRAVQALAYLEGRDYAIPDDVKTLAPHVLAHRLIPVGNARPKDLITEILDATPIP; encoded by the coding sequence ATGCGAGATCGGATTGAAACGCTGGTTCAAAACCTCAGTAAAGCCATTGTGGGCAAAGACGAGGCCATTCGGCTGGTGCTGGTGGCGCTGTTTTCCGATGGCCATGCTTTGTTAGAGGATGTTCCCGGTGTGGGCAAAACCCTGCTAGCGAAGTCCCTGGCCCGCTGCATCGACGGCAATTTCCAGCGGATTCAATGCACCCCCGACCTGCTGCCCACCGACGTCACCGGAACCAGCATTTGGAACCCCAGCAGCGGCGAATTTCAGTTTATGCCGGGGCCGGTGTTCGCCAACATTCTGCTGGCCGACGAAATTAACCGCGCCACCCCCCGCACCCAATCCGCCCTACTGGAAGTGATGGAGGAACACCAAGTCACCACCGACGGCCTCTCACGCCCCGTGCCCGACCCGTTTTTTGTGGTCGCCACCCAGAACCCCGTGGAATACCAGGGCACCTTTCCTTTGCCCGAAGCCCAGATGGATCGCTTCGCCCTCTCCTTTAGCCTGGGCTACCCCACCGAATCTGAAGAACTGAGTATGCTGAATCGCCTAGGGGGCAGCGCCACTAACCGCGACATCCAGCCCTGCATCACCCTCGAAGAGGTGGTTGCCCTGCGCCAACAGTGCGCCCAGGTGACGCTTGAAGCCTCCCTTCAGCAATACATCCTTGACCTCGTCCGCGCCACCCGTGCCCATCGAGACATCACCCTTGGCGTCAGCCCCCGTGGTTCCGTGGCCTTCTATCGCGCTGTGCAAGCCCTCGCCTACCTAGAAGGCCGCGACTACGCCATCCCCGACGATGTGAAAACCCTAGCCCCCCACGTCCTTGCTCACCGCCTGATCCCCGTTGGCAATGCCCGCCCCAAGGATCTGATCACCGAAATTCTGGACGCGACCCCAATTCCCTAG
- a CDS encoding histidine phosphatase family protein: MRPLKLLLIRHGQSQGNVEGRMEGWSSTGLTPWGQEQAQRLGQRLAAENWLPTHVYCSPLQRATETLDAIASEVWESTESPIAPVFHDDLREKHQGIFTGLTWAKAQVQYPDLCQRLETSLDWVPIPEAESLQNGHQRAQRFVDALLQQHRNGDQVWVISHQWILQHILACLLGCERTWGIPLGHTAITELWIDRDRWFDADLGHRLNTELWRIQHLNDQAHISP, from the coding sequence ATGCGACCTCTCAAACTGCTGTTAATTCGCCATGGTCAATCCCAGGGCAATGTGGAAGGCCGCATGGAAGGCTGGTCATCGACAGGGTTAACCCCCTGGGGGCAAGAACAAGCCCAGCGCCTAGGGCAGCGCCTTGCCGCAGAAAACTGGCTGCCTACCCATGTCTATTGCAGCCCACTGCAACGGGCCACAGAAACCCTAGATGCCATAGCTTCAGAGGTCTGGGAAAGCACCGAAAGCCCTATCGCCCCGGTATTCCACGACGACCTGCGAGAAAAACACCAGGGCATCTTCACGGGGCTAACTTGGGCCAAGGCGCAGGTTCAGTATCCTGACCTCTGCCAACGACTGGAAACCTCCCTTGATTGGGTGCCCATTCCTGAGGCAGAATCCTTGCAAAACGGGCACCAACGAGCCCAGCGCTTTGTGGATGCCCTATTGCAGCAGCACCGCAACGGCGACCAGGTTTGGGTGATCAGCCATCAGTGGATTTTGCAGCACATCCTTGCCTGTTTGCTGGGCTGCGAGCGCACCTGGGGTATTCCCTTGGGCCACACCGCCATCACCGAACTCTGGATAGATCGTGACCGCTGGTTTGACGCTGACCTCGGTCATCGGCTGAATACCGAACTCTGGCGCATCCAGCACCTCAACGATCAGGCCCACATCTCTCCTTAG
- the murJ gene encoding murein biosynthesis integral membrane protein MurJ — MADSDPKPSSADRSSANRSLANIAGIVAVATLISKLAGLFRQQAIGAAFAVGPVADAYSFAYIIPGFLLILLGGINGPFHSAIVSVVAKQDRKDTAALLEAINTLVGLVLVGISIVLFLTAGGIIDTIAPGLGQTEPIARDIAVLQLRIMSPMALFAGLIGIGFGALNADSQFWLPSISPIFSSGAVLLGLGLLYGAIGANITNADYFLLGGAVLAGSTLAGAVLQWLAQLPALWKSGLGRPRLRFDWKLPGVQDVFKVLIPATLSSGMLQINLFTDLFFASFIPGTAAALSYANLLVQTPLGIISNVILVPFLPLFARLATPEHWPELKDRIRQSLLFTALTMLPLGALFVVLASPIVRVIYERGAFDADASAMVTSLLIVYGLGMFIYLARDVLVRVFYAMGDGQTPFRISLINIVLNGVLDFFFIRWMGAPGLVLATVGVNLFSTLALTAVLHRRLRGLPLLEWTGLIGLLAGLSALSGTAAWGTLQGLERGLGTSGIGPLLLQLLVPGGVGVLVFILGASVLPIPEVRQLGQRLSQRFRRR, encoded by the coding sequence GTGGCAGATTCCGACCCCAAACCGTCTTCGGCTGATCGTTCTTCGGCCAACCGTTCCCTGGCCAACATTGCGGGCATTGTGGCGGTAGCGACGCTGATTAGCAAACTGGCGGGGCTGTTTCGGCAGCAGGCGATTGGAGCGGCCTTTGCGGTGGGGCCAGTGGCGGATGCCTATAGCTTTGCCTACATTATTCCTGGCTTTTTGCTGATTTTGCTGGGGGGCATCAACGGCCCCTTCCACAGCGCCATTGTCAGCGTGGTGGCCAAACAGGATCGCAAGGATACGGCGGCCTTGCTGGAGGCGATCAATACCCTGGTGGGGCTGGTGCTGGTGGGCATTTCCATCGTACTTTTCCTGACGGCAGGGGGCATTATCGACACCATTGCCCCTGGCTTGGGCCAAACGGAACCCATCGCCCGCGACATTGCCGTACTGCAACTGCGGATTATGTCGCCCATGGCCCTGTTTGCGGGGCTGATTGGCATTGGCTTTGGGGCACTGAATGCCGATAGCCAGTTTTGGCTACCGTCGATTAGCCCGATTTTCTCCAGCGGTGCGGTGCTGCTGGGGTTGGGCCTGCTCTACGGGGCGATTGGGGCCAACATTACCAACGCCGACTATTTTCTGTTGGGCGGTGCCGTGCTGGCGGGCAGCACCCTAGCCGGGGCGGTGTTGCAGTGGTTGGCGCAACTTCCGGCCCTGTGGAAGTCTGGCCTAGGCCGACCCCGGCTGCGGTTTGACTGGAAACTGCCGGGGGTGCAGGACGTTTTTAAGGTGCTGATTCCGGCCACGCTGTCGTCGGGGATGCTGCAAATCAACCTGTTTACGGACTTGTTTTTTGCCTCGTTTATTCCCGGCACGGCGGCGGCGCTGAGCTACGCGAACCTCTTGGTGCAAACCCCGCTGGGCATCATTTCCAACGTAATTTTGGTGCCTTTTTTGCCGCTGTTTGCCCGGTTGGCCACCCCGGAACACTGGCCCGAACTGAAGGATCGCATCCGCCAAAGTCTTTTGTTTACGGCCCTGACGATGCTGCCCTTGGGAGCGCTGTTTGTGGTGCTGGCCTCCCCCATTGTGCGGGTGATCTACGAACGCGGAGCCTTTGACGCCGACGCCTCGGCCATGGTGACATCGCTGCTGATTGTTTACGGTCTGGGGATGTTTATCTACCTAGCGCGGGACGTTCTGGTGCGGGTCTTCTACGCCATGGGCGACGGCCAAACCCCCTTCCGCATTAGCCTGATCAACATTGTGCTAAACGGCGTACTAGATTTCTTCTTCATCCGCTGGATGGGCGCACCGGGTTTGGTGCTGGCCACCGTGGGGGTGAACCTGTTTTCCACCCTGGCGTTGACGGCTGTGCTGCACCGCCGCCTGCGGGGTCTACCCCTGCTGGAATGGACTGGCCTGATTGGCCTATTAGCCGGACTCAGCGCCCTCTCAGGAACGGCAGCCTGGGGTACGTTGCAAGGGCTCGAACGCGGGCTAGGCACTTCAGGCATCGGCCCCTTGCTGTTGCAACTGCTGGTTCCCGGTGGCGTGGGCGTCCTGGTCTTCATCCTCGGAGCCTCCGTCTTACCCATCCCCGAAGTGCGGCAACTGGGCCAACGCCTCAGCCAACGCTTCCGCCGCCGCTAA
- a CDS encoding DUF29 domain-containing protein, whose protein sequence is MPLEQTSSKLSDLYRQDYILWLEKTCQKLAEKRFEDLDLPNLLEELSDMGRSEKRALISNVIVVLMHLLKYAYQPQKRSNSWRFTLKEHRRRIHESLKESPSLRAYLLQNFDECYCEARDLAATETGLDASVFPESSPFSTEQTLDRDFLPA, encoded by the coding sequence ATGCCTTTAGAACAGACCTCATCGAAGCTTAGTGATCTGTATAGACAGGACTACATCCTCTGGCTAGAAAAAACCTGTCAAAAACTAGCAGAAAAGCGATTTGAAGATCTAGATTTGCCTAACTTACTGGAAGAACTGAGCGATATGGGGCGAAGTGAAAAACGAGCATTAATCAGCAATGTTATTGTGGTGTTAATGCATCTTTTGAAATATGCCTATCAGCCCCAGAAGCGATCTAACAGTTGGCGGTTCACTCTCAAAGAACATCGTCGTCGCATCCATGAATCCCTTAAGGAAAGCCCCAGCCTGAGAGCCTATTTGCTTCAAAACTTTGACGAATGCTACTGTGAAGCAAGAGACTTAGCCGCTACCGAAACTGGATTAGACGCAAGCGTTTTCCCTGAATCCAGCCCTTTCTCGACGGAACAAACCCTAGACCGAGACTTTTTACCAGCTTAG
- a CDS encoding tetratricopeptide repeat protein, translating to MARFLLRRVLLAGVVIGGIVTLAGESSGFRSSAMARTPSTLANVGQPLAQSTDNLTAAEVALNQGLMLIQRGQADQAQAQFEQAIALDPNMAAAHYNLGLLFRQQGKLQEAASAFWQAVRSDPQFAMAYANLAGALIEGGNLDQAEAYLRRAIQIQPDLGNAHYNLGMVLQGQGRLDEALAAFTLAGQYSPQAPESHFQRGIVYMQRQQFGEAETALQQALAIQPLYPQAHYNLGLARFNQGRVEESLESFRQATQINGSYADAYFSAGLAFIQLGRYEEARTVLEFARNLYLTMGQSNWAVLAQNHLSRLPN from the coding sequence ATGGCTCGATTTTTGTTGCGGCGGGTGTTGCTGGCTGGGGTTGTTATTGGAGGAATCGTAACCCTAGCGGGTGAAAGCTCAGGTTTCCGGTCTTCGGCGATGGCCCGAACACCCTCGACCTTAGCCAACGTTGGTCAGCCGTTGGCCCAGAGTACCGATAACCTCACAGCGGCAGAGGTGGCGCTAAATCAAGGGCTGATGTTGATTCAGCGGGGGCAAGCTGACCAAGCCCAAGCCCAATTTGAGCAAGCCATTGCCCTAGACCCCAACATGGCGGCGGCGCACTATAACCTGGGCCTGTTGTTTCGGCAGCAGGGTAAGTTACAAGAGGCGGCATCGGCCTTTTGGCAGGCGGTGCGGTCGGATCCCCAATTTGCCATGGCCTATGCCAACCTGGCGGGAGCCCTCATCGAAGGCGGCAACCTTGACCAAGCCGAAGCCTATCTGCGCCGCGCCATCCAAATTCAGCCAGATTTGGGCAATGCCCACTACAACCTGGGGATGGTGCTCCAAGGGCAGGGCCGCTTAGATGAAGCCCTCGCCGCCTTCACCCTGGCGGGGCAATACAGCCCCCAAGCCCCAGAATCCCACTTTCAGCGGGGCATCGTTTATATGCAGCGGCAACAATTTGGCGAGGCTGAAACTGCCCTACAGCAGGCCCTCGCCATTCAGCCCCTGTACCCCCAAGCCCATTACAACCTGGGCTTGGCCCGGTTTAACCAGGGGCGAGTAGAGGAATCGCTGGAATCTTTCCGGCAGGCCACTCAGATTAACGGCAGCTACGCCGACGCCTACTTTAGTGCGGGACTGGCGTTCATCCAGCTCGGTCGCTACGAAGAGGCCCGGACGGTGCTGGAATTTGCCCGCAACCTGTACCTCACCATGGGGCAATCGAACTGGGCAGTTTTGGCCCAAAACCACCTGAGTCGCCTGCCGAACTAG
- a CDS encoding lysophospholipid acyltransferase family protein, with translation MPESKKVQPRMGFIPPHYREWVVRGGYFCLPFLLRVRLRPWLPVGIWPVTCPNPEVLAELFHQFQQGKIRLLMAFRHSQVDDPLSLSYLFSRLVPRAAQAKGIALRRPIHSFFMYDRGMPLWAGKWLEWFFASMGGIPVHRGRRLDLKALKSVREHLVNGPFPVTIAPEGATNGHGEVISPLEPGTAQVAFWAVEDLHKAQRPEAVILLPVGLQYVYPKPDWAALNRLLSQLEADCGIAVQSLPTTATAVDYYPRLIALGHHLLGQMEQFYARFYGGPWPEMEQSSKNSETGLSPESNPASSQPSGTEQPIESAPSLATPSAQALSGNDIARRLKPLLNRALEVGEQFFGLPHSGTLETRCRRLEEAGWMYIYREDIDHPDRLSPFDRGLANWMAEAARLHLRHMRLVESFVAVSGDHAGENPSFERLAETSLILFDLVERVKGTAVPKRPQLGRRQAIITLGQPMNISERWDAYAGSRRAAKAAVENLTADLQQVLTDLIQPT, from the coding sequence GTGCCTGAATCCAAAAAAGTGCAGCCCCGGATGGGGTTCATTCCGCCCCACTACCGAGAATGGGTGGTGCGCGGCGGCTATTTTTGCCTACCGTTTTTGTTGCGGGTGCGGCTGCGGCCCTGGTTGCCCGTGGGCATTTGGCCCGTCACCTGTCCCAATCCTGAGGTGCTGGCGGAGTTGTTTCACCAGTTTCAGCAGGGCAAGATTCGGCTATTGATGGCTTTTCGCCATAGTCAGGTAGATGATCCCCTCAGTTTGTCGTATCTGTTTTCGCGGCTGGTGCCCCGTGCCGCCCAGGCCAAGGGCATTGCCCTGCGGCGACCCATCCACAGCTTTTTTATGTACGACCGAGGGATGCCCCTGTGGGCCGGGAAATGGCTGGAGTGGTTCTTTGCCAGCATGGGCGGCATTCCGGTGCATCGGGGGCGGCGGCTAGATTTGAAGGCGCTCAAATCGGTGCGAGAACACCTTGTCAACGGCCCGTTTCCCGTCACCATTGCCCCCGAAGGTGCCACCAACGGCCACGGAGAAGTTATTAGCCCCCTAGAACCGGGGACGGCCCAGGTCGCCTTTTGGGCGGTGGAGGACTTGCACAAGGCCCAGCGGCCCGAAGCGGTGATCCTGTTGCCCGTGGGGTTGCAGTATGTCTATCCCAAGCCCGACTGGGCGGCGCTAAACCGTTTGCTGAGCCAGCTAGAGGCCGACTGTGGGATCGCGGTGCAATCGTTGCCGACTACCGCCACCGCCGTAGACTACTACCCAAGACTGATCGCCCTGGGGCATCACCTGCTGGGCCAAATGGAGCAGTTCTATGCCCGCTTCTACGGCGGCCCCTGGCCAGAAATGGAGCAATCCTCGAAGAACTCCGAGACGGGCCTCTCACCTGAGTCTAATCCGGCGTCATCACAGCCTTCTGGAACGGAGCAGCCTATTGAGTCAGCCCCATCGTTGGCCACGCCATCCGCTCAAGCCCTTTCCGGCAACGACATTGCCCGACGGCTGAAACCCTTGCTGAATCGTGCGCTGGAAGTAGGGGAGCAATTTTTTGGCCTGCCCCACAGCGGCACCCTCGAAACCCGCTGCCGTCGCCTAGAAGAAGCGGGATGGATGTACATCTACCGCGAAGATATTGACCACCCCGACCGCCTATCCCCCTTCGACCGGGGCCTAGCTAACTGGATGGCCGAAGCTGCCCGCCTGCATCTGCGCCACATGCGCCTAGTCGAAAGCTTTGTGGCCGTCAGCGGCGACCACGCTGGCGAAAATCCCAGCTTTGAACGCCTTGCCGAAACCAGCCTCATCCTGTTTGACCTGGTGGAACGGGTGAAGGGCACCGCCGTCCCCAAACGCCCCCAGCTCGGTCGCCGACAGGCCATCATCACCCTCGGCCAGCCGATGAACATCAGCGAACGTTGGGATGCCTATGCCGGATCGCGCCGTGCCGCTAAAGCTGCCGTGGAAAACCTCACCGCCGACCTTCAGCAGGTGTTGACTGACCTGATTCAGCCCACCTAA
- a CDS encoding Uma2 family endonuclease, producing MIAEPKFMPMSPQDYLAWEAQQHEKYAYVDGEVFAMTGGTIPHNLIALNLASALKSHLRKKGCLVVMADVKVQVSRHGPYHYPDVMVSCDPRDKKAIKLIQHPCLIVEVLSPSTAAYDRSDKFTHYRKIPTLQDYVLIDAEEISVDRYRRIADRHWDLQTYLAGETLDLPSLDWEIPLDHIYEDVPLSSQDSADDNEAP from the coding sequence ATGATTGCCGAACCCAAATTTATGCCCATGTCGCCCCAGGACTACCTCGCCTGGGAAGCTCAGCAGCATGAAAAATACGCCTACGTAGACGGCGAAGTTTTCGCCATGACCGGGGGCACCATTCCCCATAACCTGATTGCGCTAAACCTGGCTTCTGCCCTAAAATCCCATCTACGAAAAAAGGGCTGTTTGGTGGTGATGGCCGATGTGAAAGTGCAGGTTTCTCGCCATGGCCCCTATCACTATCCTGATGTGATGGTCAGTTGCGATCCTAGGGACAAAAAGGCCATCAAGCTGATTCAACACCCTTGCCTGATTGTTGAGGTACTGTCTCCCAGCACCGCCGCCTACGACCGGAGCGACAAATTCACCCACTATCGCAAAATTCCCACCCTGCAAGACTACGTCCTGATTGATGCCGAAGAAATTAGCGTTGATCGCTATCGCCGCATTGCCGACCGCCATTGGGATTTGCAAACCTACCTGGCCGGAGAAACCCTAGATTTACCCAGCCTTGATTGGGAAATTCCCCTGGATCACATTTACGAAGACGTACCACTCTCATCCCAAGACAGCGCAGACGATAACGAAGCCCCGTAG
- a CDS encoding DMT family transporter has translation MRGFLIVVVGSLGLALQNVLLRVIFSESSILGQGSWGGFLAPTLSHSLLVLHLRSILILPAVILLSYRLYPTTTQALTQLLQPERRPTLRLALMSSSFLYLAMALLFVAIASIPAGVATVLFFMHPVITGLLTWVVFGSRPSRLRLAVTVGVMLGSLLVVPSFAGSATASLGLGVGAALGASVAYSLQGVQAQICFRHIHPVPFTLINFAIMAFWSTLSLFFIQIEVPPEQWGILWGLSVIAAALTLLGQLCYNVGIHLVRAASMSIVAVSNPVLTVALAWLLLQESLQGRQIFGMVLVVASIVALGQEQARKPKTSAI, from the coding sequence GTGCGGGGATTTTTGATTGTGGTGGTGGGGTCACTGGGGCTGGCCTTGCAAAATGTGCTGCTGCGGGTGATTTTTTCAGAAAGCAGCATTCTCGGTCAGGGAAGTTGGGGTGGCTTCCTGGCCCCAACGCTGTCCCACTCCCTGCTAGTGCTGCACCTGAGATCCATCCTGATTCTGCCAGCGGTCATTCTGCTGTCCTATCGCTTGTATCCCACAACAACCCAGGCGTTGACTCAACTACTCCAACCAGAGCGGCGTCCCACCCTCCGCCTAGCCCTCATGAGCAGTAGTTTTTTGTACCTGGCCATGGCGCTGCTGTTTGTCGCCATTGCCAGCATTCCAGCCGGGGTGGCCACGGTGCTGTTTTTCATGCACCCGGTGATCACAGGCTTACTAACCTGGGTTGTCTTTGGCAGTCGGCCCAGTCGGCTGCGGCTGGCGGTAACGGTGGGGGTGATGCTGGGCAGTTTGCTAGTAGTGCCCAGTTTTGCCGGGAGCGCTACCGCATCGCTCGGTCTGGGGGTGGGGGCTGCGCTAGGGGCTAGTGTGGCCTATTCCCTCCAAGGAGTACAGGCGCAGATTTGTTTTCGCCACATTCATCCAGTCCCTTTCACGCTGATCAACTTTGCCATCATGGCATTCTGGTCTACCCTCAGCCTCTTTTTCATTCAAATTGAGGTGCCCCCGGAGCAGTGGGGCATCCTGTGGGGGCTGAGCGTGATCGCAGCGGCCCTAACGCTGCTGGGGCAACTCTGCTACAACGTCGGCATTCATCTGGTGCGGGCCGCATCGATGTCCATCGTGGCCGTTAGCAACCCCGTCTTAACCGTGGCCCTCGCTTGGTTGCTCTTGCAAGAAAGCCTCCAGGGTCGGCAGATCTTCGGCATGGTGCTGGTGGTGGCGAGTATCGTGGCCCTTGGGCAGGAACAGGCCCGCAAGCCAAAGACATCGGCGATTTAG